A window of Streptomyces sp. DG1A-41 contains these coding sequences:
- a CDS encoding M20 family metallopeptidase, with the protein MSLESEVDLPGGAVLPGALPDALRAELIAFRRDLHMHPELGNQEFRTTAAIKERLEKAGLKPRVLAVGTGLVCDIGVEGERWDGGPSMLALRADIDGLPIPDMKSECPYRSTVPDRAHACGHDVHTTVVLGAGLVLAELHKQGLLPRPVRLIFQPAEEVLPGGAADVIKCGALEGVGAIVAVHCDPRVDAGQVGLREGPITSACDRLEIALNGPGGHTARPHLTTDLVTAAARVVTDVPALVGRRFDSRSGLAITWGRIESGHAPNVIPQHAELSGTVRCLDIEAWRQAPDVVVAAIDEIANVHRAKSEINYVRGVPPVVNEPGVTELLRDAMIARRGVESVVGTEQSLGGEDFSWYLEHVPGAMARLGVRTPGERQVRDLHQGDFDVDESAITVGVELFTAAALVNGLR; encoded by the coding sequence TGCACATGCACCCCGAGCTGGGCAACCAGGAGTTCCGCACGACAGCCGCGATCAAGGAGCGGCTCGAGAAGGCCGGCCTCAAGCCGCGCGTCCTCGCCGTCGGGACAGGACTCGTCTGTGACATCGGCGTAGAGGGCGAGCGGTGGGACGGGGGCCCCAGCATGCTCGCCCTGCGGGCCGACATCGACGGCCTGCCCATCCCCGACATGAAGAGCGAGTGCCCGTACCGCTCGACCGTGCCCGACCGCGCGCACGCCTGCGGCCACGACGTGCACACCACCGTCGTCCTCGGCGCCGGTCTCGTCCTCGCCGAACTGCACAAGCAGGGCCTGCTGCCCCGCCCCGTCCGGCTGATCTTCCAGCCCGCCGAGGAGGTGCTGCCCGGCGGTGCGGCCGACGTCATCAAGTGCGGGGCGCTGGAGGGGGTCGGCGCGATCGTCGCCGTGCACTGCGACCCCCGGGTGGACGCCGGCCAGGTCGGACTCCGGGAAGGGCCCATCACCTCCGCCTGCGACCGGCTGGAGATCGCCCTGAACGGCCCGGGCGGGCACACCGCACGCCCCCACCTCACGACCGACCTGGTCACCGCGGCCGCCCGCGTCGTCACCGACGTACCCGCCCTGGTCGGCCGGCGCTTCGACAGCCGGAGCGGGCTCGCCATCACCTGGGGCCGCATCGAGTCCGGGCACGCGCCGAACGTCATCCCGCAGCACGCCGAGCTCTCCGGCACGGTGCGATGCCTCGACATCGAGGCGTGGCGGCAGGCTCCCGACGTCGTGGTCGCCGCGATCGACGAGATCGCCAACGTGCACCGCGCCAAGTCGGAGATCAACTACGTCCGCGGCGTCCCGCCCGTCGTCAACGAGCCCGGCGTGACCGAACTGCTGCGCGACGCCATGATCGCCCGACGCGGCGTCGAATCGGTCGTAGGCACCGAGCAGAGCCTCGGTGGCGAGGACTTCTCCTGGTACCTGGAACACGTCCCCGGCGCCATGGCCCGCCTGGGCGTACGCACCCCCGGCGAACGCCAGGTACGCGACCTCCACCAGGGCGACTTCGACGTCGACGAGTCGGCCATCACGGTCGGCGTGGAACTCTTCACGGCGGCGGCCCTGGTCAACGGCCTGCGCTAG
- a CDS encoding BMP family ABC transporter substrate-binding protein, with product MRRISKLTRVAVGVASLGLVATACGGTSGESGGSDNKDRGVAIAYDVGGKGDQSFNDAAYAGLTKAKDEFGYKTADIEPTEGETDADKEQRLASLAKQGYNPVIGVGYVYGPAMKNAAAKYPDTTFGIVDSVVEAKNVASLVFAEEQASYLAGVAAAKATKSDVVGFVGGVDIPLIHKFEAGYKQGVADTKPGVKVLSQYLTQTAEEGGFASPDKGKAAAEGQIERKADVLYAAAGLSGQGVIEAAAKAKVWAIGVDSDQYKQAALAPYKNYILTSALKDVGGAVYALAKSVQDDKPLTGTQTFDLKVNGVGLSEANPEYAKIPGLKAAVDKAKEGIDDGSIKVKTE from the coding sequence ATGCGTCGGATTTCCAAACTGACCCGCGTCGCGGTGGGGGTCGCGTCGCTCGGGCTCGTCGCCACGGCCTGTGGTGGCACCAGTGGTGAGAGTGGTGGCAGCGACAACAAGGACCGTGGCGTCGCCATCGCCTACGACGTCGGCGGCAAGGGCGACCAGTCCTTCAATGACGCCGCCTACGCCGGCCTGACCAAGGCAAAGGACGAGTTCGGCTACAAGACCGCCGACATCGAGCCCACCGAGGGCGAGACGGACGCGGACAAGGAGCAGCGCCTGGCCTCGCTGGCCAAGCAGGGCTACAACCCGGTCATCGGTGTCGGGTACGTCTATGGCCCGGCGATGAAGAACGCGGCCGCCAAGTACCCGGACACCACCTTCGGCATCGTGGACTCCGTGGTCGAGGCCAAGAACGTCGCCTCCCTCGTCTTCGCCGAGGAGCAAGCCTCGTACCTCGCCGGTGTCGCCGCGGCCAAGGCCACCAAGTCGGACGTCGTCGGCTTCGTGGGCGGTGTGGACATCCCGCTGATCCACAAGTTCGAGGCCGGCTACAAGCAGGGCGTGGCGGACACCAAGCCCGGCGTCAAGGTGCTGTCCCAGTACCTGACCCAGACGGCCGAGGAGGGCGGCTTCGCCAGCCCCGACAAGGGCAAGGCCGCCGCCGAGGGTCAGATCGAGAGGAAGGCCGACGTGCTCTACGCGGCAGCCGGCCTCTCCGGGCAGGGCGTCATCGAGGCCGCCGCCAAGGCGAAGGTCTGGGCGATCGGCGTCGACTCCGACCAGTACAAGCAGGCCGCTCTCGCCCCGTACAAGAACTACATCCTCACCTCCGCCCTCAAGGACGTCGGCGGCGCGGTCTACGCGCTGGCCAAGTCCGTCCAGGACGACAAGCCCCTGACCGGCACTCAGACCTTCGACCTGAAGGTCAACGGCGTCGGCCTCTCCGAGGCGAACCCCGAGTACGCCAAGATCCCGGGTCTCAAGGCAGCCGTGGACAAGGCCAAGGAAGGCATCGACGACGGTTCCATCAAGGTCAAGACCGAGTAG
- a CDS encoding BMP family ABC transporter substrate-binding protein has product MRRISRITVAGAATASLALALAACGSTSTSGSSDSKGNKGLAIAYDVGGKGDQSFNDAAYAGLEQAQKEFGYETADVEPTEGETDADKEQRLVSLAKQGYNPVIGVGYAYASAVKGAAEKFPKTTFGIVDDATINAKNVADLVFSEEQASYLAGVAAAKSTKSNVVGFVGGVDIPLIHKFQAGFEQGVKDTNPKVKVLSQYLTQTAEEGGFSSPDKGKTAAEGQIEKKADVVYAAAGLSGQGVIEAAAAKKVWAIGVDSDQYKQAALAKYKDFILTSAMKDVAKAVYNLAKSVEDGKPETGIVRGDLKTGEVSLSDSNPKFADDAELQEAIKTAKEKIINGEIKVKSS; this is encoded by the coding sequence ATGCGCCGGATTTCCCGGATCACGGTCGCAGGCGCAGCGACCGCTTCCCTGGCCCTCGCCCTCGCCGCCTGCGGCAGCACCTCGACCTCCGGGTCGTCGGACTCGAAGGGGAACAAGGGCCTCGCCATCGCGTACGACGTCGGCGGCAAGGGCGACCAGTCCTTCAACGACGCCGCGTACGCGGGTCTGGAGCAGGCGCAGAAGGAGTTCGGCTACGAGACGGCCGACGTGGAGCCCACCGAGGGCGAGACGGACGCCGACAAGGAGCAGCGCCTGGTCTCGCTGGCCAAGCAGGGCTACAACCCGGTCATCGGTGTCGGCTACGCGTACGCCTCGGCCGTCAAGGGCGCCGCGGAGAAGTTCCCGAAGACCACCTTCGGCATCGTCGACGACGCCACGATCAACGCCAAGAACGTCGCCGACCTCGTCTTCAGCGAGGAACAGGCCTCGTACCTGGCCGGTGTCGCCGCCGCCAAGAGCACCAAGTCGAACGTCGTCGGCTTCGTGGGCGGTGTGGACATCCCGCTGATCCACAAGTTCCAGGCGGGCTTCGAGCAGGGCGTCAAGGACACGAACCCGAAGGTCAAGGTCCTCTCGCAGTACCTCACCCAGACGGCCGAGGAGGGCGGCTTCTCCAGCCCCGACAAGGGCAAGACGGCCGCCGAGGGGCAGATCGAGAAGAAGGCCGACGTGGTCTACGCGGCCGCCGGCCTGTCCGGCCAGGGTGTGATCGAGGCCGCCGCCGCCAAGAAGGTGTGGGCCATCGGTGTGGACTCCGACCAGTACAAGCAGGCCGCCCTTGCCAAGTACAAGGACTTCATCCTCACCTCGGCGATGAAGGACGTCGCCAAGGCGGTGTACAACCTGGCGAAGTCGGTCGAGGACGGCAAGCCCGAGACCGGTATCGTTCGTGGCGATCTGAAGACCGGCGAGGTGAGCCTGTCGGACTCCAACCCGAAGTTCGCGGACGACGCCGAGCTTCAGGAAGCCATCAAGACGGCCAAGGAGAAGATCATCAACGGCGAGATCAAGGTCAAGAGCAGCTGA
- a CDS encoding ABC transporter ATP-binding protein: MTAVELAGITKRFPGVVANHDIHLSVRKGTVHALVGENGAGKSTLMKILYGMQKPDEGTIAVDGEKVGFSSPADAIARGIGMVHQHFMLADNLTVLENVVLGSEKLYGIGAKARRKIKELSERYGLDVEPDLLVEELGVAARQRVEILKVLYRGARILILDEPTAVLVPQEVDALFANLRELRSEGLSVIFISHKLGEVLSVADEITVIRRGTTVGTAVPAETTPRQLAEMMVGSELPTPETAESTVTDRPVISVDKLRLAAPGGKALLDDISFTIHAGEVLGIAGVEGNGQTELVDALIGLRTADSGTIRLADEEITAWPTRRRREQGIGYIPEDRHRHGLLLEAPLWENRILGHVTEKPLAKGVWLDPKAAQEDTRRIVTAYDVRTPGIDVTAASLSGGNQQKLIVGREMSHKPRFLIAAHPTRGVDVGAQAAIWDHIREARREGLAVLLISADLDELIGLSDTLRVIYNGKLVADADPATITPEELGSAMTGAATGHLEHEETPGISKADAPESPEDEAR, translated from the coding sequence GTGACCGCCGTCGAGCTCGCCGGGATCACGAAGCGATTCCCGGGCGTCGTGGCCAACCACGACATCCACCTCAGCGTCCGCAAGGGCACCGTGCACGCCCTCGTCGGCGAGAACGGCGCCGGCAAGTCGACGCTGATGAAGATCCTCTACGGCATGCAGAAGCCGGATGAGGGCACCATCGCCGTCGACGGCGAGAAGGTCGGCTTCTCGTCGCCGGCCGATGCCATCGCCCGCGGCATCGGCATGGTCCACCAGCACTTCATGCTCGCCGACAACCTCACCGTCCTCGAGAACGTCGTGCTCGGCAGCGAAAAGCTGTACGGCATCGGAGCCAAGGCCCGCCGCAAGATCAAGGAGCTCTCCGAGCGCTACGGCCTCGATGTCGAGCCCGACCTCCTGGTCGAGGAACTCGGCGTCGCCGCCCGCCAGCGCGTGGAGATCCTCAAGGTCCTCTACCGCGGCGCCCGCATCCTCATCCTGGACGAGCCGACCGCCGTGCTCGTGCCGCAGGAGGTCGACGCCCTCTTCGCCAACCTGCGCGAACTGCGGTCCGAGGGCCTGTCGGTCATCTTCATCTCGCACAAGCTCGGCGAGGTGCTCTCCGTCGCCGACGAGATCACCGTCATCCGCCGTGGCACCACCGTCGGCACGGCCGTCCCCGCCGAGACCACCCCGCGCCAGCTCGCGGAGATGATGGTCGGCAGCGAACTGCCCACGCCCGAGACGGCCGAGTCCACCGTCACCGACCGCCCGGTCATCAGCGTCGACAAGCTGCGCCTGGCGGCCCCCGGCGGCAAGGCCCTCCTCGACGACATCAGCTTCACCATCCACGCGGGCGAGGTCCTCGGCATCGCCGGCGTCGAGGGCAACGGCCAGACCGAGCTGGTCGACGCGCTCATCGGCCTGCGGACCGCCGACTCCGGCACCATCCGGCTCGCCGACGAGGAGATCACCGCCTGGCCCACCCGCAGGCGCCGCGAGCAGGGCATCGGCTACATCCCCGAGGACCGCCACCGGCACGGACTGCTCCTGGAGGCCCCCCTCTGGGAGAACCGTATCCTCGGCCACGTCACCGAAAAGCCCCTGGCCAAAGGCGTCTGGCTGGACCCGAAGGCGGCCCAGGAGGACACCCGCCGGATCGTCACGGCGTACGACGTCCGCACCCCCGGCATCGACGTCACCGCCGCCTCCCTGTCCGGCGGCAACCAGCAGAAGCTGATCGTCGGCCGCGAGATGAGCCACAAGCCGCGCTTCCTGATCGCCGCCCACCCCACCCGGGGCGTGGACGTCGGCGCCCAGGCCGCCATCTGGGACCACATCCGCGAGGCCCGCCGCGAGGGCCTGGCCGTCCTGCTGATCTCCGCCGACCTGGACGAGCTCATCGGCCTGTCCGACACGCTACGCGTGATCTACAACGGCAAGCTGGTCGCGGACGCCGACCCGGCCACCATCACCCCCGAGGAGCTCGGCTCGGCCATGACCGGTGCCGCCACCGGGCACCTCGAGCACGAAGAGACCCCCGGGATCTCGAAGGCCGACGCCCCCGAGTCTCCGGAAGACGAGGCCCGCTGA
- a CDS encoding ABC transporter permease, which translates to MKKFDRERVLLAVAGPVIALAVAFVLSAIVLVASGKNPVEPFALMFEQIGFSDIQVLVINQASMYYIAALAVAIGFRMNLFNIGVDGQYQLGAMLAAIVGAHVALPAGLQIPLLLLTAVLTGAFWAGIAGVLKVTRGVSEVVATIMLNAIATSVIAYLWLPNVFGVKVGNNNTTGEMHESGWIPGINMGAAGEIYGLVLLAVLLGIGYWVVLNRTRFGFDLRASGASQTAAAASGVDPGRMVLSAMLISGGIAGLAGLPILLGDTHTYSLNFPTGIGFLGIGIALLGRNSPVGIAFAALLWAWLDKASPELDFHGYDKEIAVIMQGLIVLSVVVSYEAVREWGLRRQQRRVGAELAAGHVLGNNNTTKEVAGR; encoded by the coding sequence ATGAAGAAGTTCGACAGGGAGCGCGTGCTCCTCGCGGTGGCCGGACCGGTCATCGCGCTCGCCGTGGCCTTCGTCCTGAGCGCGATCGTGCTGGTCGCGTCGGGCAAGAACCCCGTCGAGCCGTTCGCCCTCATGTTCGAGCAGATCGGGTTCTCGGACATCCAGGTGCTGGTCATCAACCAGGCGTCGATGTACTACATCGCGGCGCTCGCGGTGGCCATCGGCTTCCGGATGAACCTGTTCAACATCGGCGTCGACGGCCAGTACCAGCTCGGCGCGATGCTGGCCGCCATCGTCGGCGCCCACGTCGCTCTGCCGGCCGGCCTCCAGATCCCGCTGCTGCTCCTGACCGCCGTCCTCACCGGCGCCTTCTGGGCCGGCATCGCCGGTGTCCTCAAGGTCACCCGCGGCGTCAGCGAGGTCGTCGCCACGATCATGCTCAACGCGATCGCGACCTCCGTGATCGCCTACCTGTGGCTGCCGAACGTCTTCGGTGTGAAGGTCGGCAACAACAACACCACCGGCGAGATGCACGAGTCCGGCTGGATCCCCGGCATCAACATGGGCGCGGCCGGCGAGATCTACGGCCTGGTGCTGCTCGCCGTCCTGCTCGGCATCGGCTACTGGGTCGTCCTCAACCGCACCCGCTTCGGCTTCGACCTGCGCGCCTCCGGCGCCTCGCAGACCGCCGCCGCGGCCAGCGGCGTGGACCCGGGGCGCATGGTGCTCAGCGCCATGCTGATCTCCGGCGGCATCGCGGGCCTCGCCGGCCTGCCGATCCTGCTCGGCGACACCCACACCTACAGCCTCAACTTCCCCACGGGCATCGGCTTCCTCGGCATCGGCATCGCCCTGCTCGGCCGCAACAGCCCCGTGGGCATCGCCTTCGCCGCCCTGCTGTGGGCCTGGCTCGACAAGGCCTCGCCCGAGCTGGACTTCCACGGCTACGACAAGGAGATCGCGGTCATCATGCAGGGCCTGATCGTGCTCTCGGTCGTCGTCTCCTACGAGGCCGTCCGCGAGTGGGGCCTGCGCCGCCAGCAGCGCCGGGTCGGCGCCGAACTGGCCGCCGGTCACGTCCTCGGCAACAACAACACCACGAAGGAGGTGGCTGGCCGATGA
- a CDS encoding ABC transporter permease, giving the protein MTTATDLNQPTLQPAAPTGRRLSWPVLLLIIAGGLALTSIVRLITGADGITNVSQMSTALQLAVPIGLAGLGGLWAERAGVVNIGLEGMMILGTWFGAWAGFQWGPWTGVLVGILGGAIGGLLHAFVTVTFNVNHIVSGVAINILALGATRYLAPLAFEGHTGGSAKQSPAVDSLGSFTVPGLSDALRDLNAHGWFLISDIAGLLGGLVTNVSWLTLIAVALIPGTWWVLWRTAFGLRLRSCGENPVAAESLGVNVYKYKYIAVIISGGLAGLGGVFLSIVANPFYLEGQVSGRGFIGLAAMIFGNWMPGGLALGAGLFGYTDSLNLRGGSANVHALLLLGALLLVIGAIWLVIRKRYVPAVCTLVAGALVFTWYATTDEVPNQVVSATPYVITLVVLALSAQRLRMPRANGMPYRKGQGK; this is encoded by the coding sequence ATGACCACCGCGACCGACCTCAACCAGCCCACGCTGCAGCCCGCGGCGCCGACCGGCCGCCGCCTGTCGTGGCCCGTCCTGCTGCTGATCATCGCCGGAGGCCTGGCGCTCACCTCGATCGTCCGCCTCATCACCGGCGCCGACGGCATCACCAACGTCAGCCAGATGTCCACCGCGCTCCAACTCGCCGTGCCGATCGGCCTCGCCGGTCTCGGCGGCCTGTGGGCCGAGCGCGCGGGCGTGGTCAACATCGGCCTCGAGGGCATGATGATCCTCGGCACCTGGTTCGGAGCCTGGGCCGGTTTCCAGTGGGGCCCGTGGACCGGTGTCCTGGTCGGCATCCTCGGCGGCGCGATCGGCGGCCTGCTGCACGCCTTCGTGACCGTCACCTTCAACGTCAACCACATCGTCTCCGGTGTGGCCATCAACATCCTCGCCCTCGGCGCCACCCGCTACCTCGCGCCCCTCGCCTTCGAGGGCCACACGGGCGGCTCCGCCAAGCAGTCCCCGGCGGTCGACTCCCTCGGCAGCTTCACGGTGCCGGGACTGTCCGACGCCCTGCGGGACCTCAACGCCCACGGCTGGTTCCTCATCTCCGACATCGCCGGCCTGCTCGGCGGCCTGGTCACCAACGTCTCCTGGCTGACCCTGATCGCCGTCGCGCTGATCCCCGGCACCTGGTGGGTGCTGTGGCGCACCGCGTTCGGCCTGCGGCTGCGCTCCTGCGGCGAGAACCCGGTGGCCGCCGAGTCCCTCGGCGTCAACGTCTACAAGTACAAGTACATCGCCGTGATCATCTCCGGCGGTCTGGCCGGCCTCGGCGGTGTCTTCCTGTCGATCGTCGCCAACCCCTTCTACCTGGAGGGCCAGGTCAGCGGCCGCGGCTTCATCGGCCTCGCGGCGATGATCTTCGGTAACTGGATGCCGGGCGGCCTCGCCCTCGGCGCAGGGCTTTTCGGCTACACCGACAGCCTCAACCTGCGCGGCGGCTCCGCGAACGTCCACGCCCTGCTGCTGCTCGGCGCGCTGCTGCTGGTCATCGGCGCGATCTGGCTGGTGATCCGCAAGAGGTACGTCCCGGCCGTGTGCACGCTGGTCGCCGGCGCCCTGGTGTTCACCTGGTACGCGACCACCGACGAAGTCCCGAACCAGGTCGTCTCGGCCACGCCGTACGTCATCACCCTGGTGGTCCTCGCCCTGTCCGCCCAGCGCCTGCGGATGCCGAGGGCGAACGGCATGCCGTACCGGAAGGGGCAGGGCAAGTGA
- a CDS encoding cytidine deaminase: protein MTDAGPDVDWEKLRAVARDAMSRAYAPYSGYPVGVAALVDDGRIISGCNVENASYGLALCAECGLVSELHNTGGGRLTHFTCVDRNGESLVPCGRCRQLLYEFGGPDLLLETPAGILPLSEMLPQAFGPGHLSK, encoded by the coding sequence GTGACCGACGCAGGCCCGGACGTCGACTGGGAGAAGCTGCGCGCGGTGGCCCGGGACGCCATGTCCCGGGCGTACGCCCCGTACTCCGGCTACCCGGTCGGCGTGGCGGCCCTGGTCGACGACGGCCGGATCATCTCCGGCTGCAACGTAGAGAACGCCTCGTACGGGCTCGCCCTGTGCGCCGAGTGCGGCCTGGTGTCGGAGCTGCACAACACCGGCGGCGGCAGGCTGACGCACTTCACGTGCGTCGACCGGAACGGCGAGTCGCTCGTCCCGTGCGGCCGCTGCCGCCAGCTGCTGTACGAGTTCGGCGGCCCGGACCTGCTGCTTGAGACACCGGCGGGCATCCTGCCGCTGTCGGAGATGCTGCCGCAGGCCTTCGGGCCCGGCCACCTCAGCAAGTAA
- a CDS encoding thymidine phosphorylase, whose product MDAISVIRTKRDRGELSDEQIDWVIDAYTRGEVADEQMSALAMAILLNGMNRREIARWTAAMIASGERMDFSSLSRPTADKHSTGGVGDKITLPLAPLVAACGAAVPQLSGRGLGHTGGTLDKLESIPGWRALLSNEEMLHVLDTTGAVICAAGDGLAPADKKLYALRDVTGTVEAIPLIASSIMSKKIAEGTGSLVLDVKVGTGAFMKTLEDARELAATMVGLGTDHGVKTVALLTDMSTPLGLTAGNALEVRESVEVLAGGGPADVVELTIALAREMLDAAGVKDADPAKALADGSAMDVWRRMITAQGGDPDAALPVAREQHLIKAPASGVLTRLDAYGIGVAAWRLGAGRARKEDPVQAGAGVEMHAKPGDTVREGQPLLTLHTDTPDRFEYALESVEGSYDIAAPGTAFTASPVVLERIA is encoded by the coding sequence ATGGACGCCATCTCCGTCATCCGCACCAAGCGGGACCGCGGCGAACTCAGCGACGAGCAGATCGACTGGGTCATCGACGCGTACACCCGCGGGGAGGTGGCCGACGAGCAGATGTCGGCCCTCGCGATGGCCATCCTGCTCAACGGCATGAACCGCCGCGAGATCGCCCGCTGGACGGCCGCGATGATCGCCTCCGGCGAGCGCATGGACTTCTCGTCCCTGTCCCGCCCGACGGCCGACAAGCACTCCACGGGCGGCGTCGGCGACAAGATCACGCTGCCGCTCGCCCCCCTGGTGGCCGCCTGCGGCGCGGCGGTCCCGCAGCTGTCGGGCCGCGGCCTCGGCCACACGGGAGGCACGCTCGACAAACTGGAGTCCATCCCCGGCTGGCGCGCCCTGCTCTCGAACGAGGAGATGCTGCACGTCCTGGACACCACCGGCGCGGTGATCTGCGCGGCGGGCGACGGCCTGGCCCCGGCCGACAAGAAGCTGTACGCCCTGCGCGACGTCACGGGCACGGTCGAGGCGATCCCGCTGATCGCCTCCTCGATCATGTCGAAGAAGATCGCGGAGGGTACGGGCTCGCTGGTCCTGGACGTGAAGGTGGGCACGGGCGCCTTCATGAAGACCCTGGAGGACGCCCGCGAACTGGCCGCCACGATGGTCGGCCTGGGCACGGACCACGGTGTGAAGACGGTCGCGCTCCTCACGGACATGTCGACCCCGCTCGGCCTGACGGCCGGCAACGCCCTGGAGGTCCGTGAGTCGGTGGAGGTCCTGGCGGGCGGCGGCCCGGCGGACGTGGTCGAGCTGACGATCGCCCTGGCACGCGAGATGCTGGACGCCGCCGGGGTGAAGGACGCCGACCCGGCGAAGGCCCTGGCCGACGGCTCGGCGATGGACGTCTGGCGCCGCATGATCACGGCCCAGGGCGGCGACCCGGACGCGGCGCTTCCGGTGGCCCGCGAACAGCACCTCATCAAGGCCCCGGCCTCGGGCGTCCTCACTCGCCTCGACGCCTACGGCATCGGCGTCGCTGCCTGGCGCCTCGGTGCGGGCCGCGCCCGCAAGGAGGACCCGGTCCAGGCGGGCGCGGGCGTGGAGATGCACGCCAAGCCGGGCGACACGGTGCGGGAGGGCCAGCCCCTGCTGACCCTCCACACGGACACGCCGGATCGCTTCGAGTACGCGCTGGAGTCGGTCGAGGGCTCGTACGACATCGCCGCTCCGGGGACGGCCTTCACGGCGTCGCCGGTGGTGCTGGAACGTATCGCCTGA
- a CDS encoding Uma2 family endonuclease: MSALTVSQDPDQNWDDLVRFWEDMEWPEGSKVEIIEGIITVSPAPASRHNVIAARIQRRLYSAIPEDWEVFQKLAIAVPSRLGMLIPDLLVAPVQECAEADSHIPAALAELVVEVTSKANARHDRVSKPAAYATAGIPLYLLIDRWAPGGPTATLYGEPKGDVYRVLSAVKFGDPIKLPDPFDVTIDTGEFPVD; encoded by the coding sequence ATGAGCGCACTCACCGTGAGCCAGGACCCCGACCAGAACTGGGACGACCTCGTCCGGTTCTGGGAGGACATGGAATGGCCTGAGGGCAGCAAGGTGGAGATCATCGAGGGGATCATCACCGTGTCACCTGCTCCCGCGTCCCGCCACAACGTGATCGCGGCCCGCATCCAGCGTCGCCTCTACTCCGCGATCCCCGAGGACTGGGAGGTCTTCCAGAAACTGGCGATCGCCGTACCGTCACGTCTGGGCATGCTCATCCCGGACCTGCTCGTGGCGCCCGTGCAGGAGTGCGCGGAGGCGGACTCCCACATCCCGGCGGCCCTGGCCGAACTCGTCGTCGAGGTGACCTCCAAAGCCAACGCCCGTCACGACCGCGTCAGCAAGCCCGCCGCATACGCCACGGCCGGGATTCCGCTCTACCTCCTCATCGACCGCTGGGCTCCCGGAGGCCCCACCGCGACGCTCTACGGGGAGCCGAAGGGCGATGTCTACCGCGTGCTGAGCGCCGTGAAGTTCGGTGACCCCATCAAGCTGCCGGACCCGTTCGACGTGACGATCGACACCGGTGAGTTCCCGGTCGACTGA
- a CDS encoding AEC family transporter codes for MQGVLSGFAVIAVVIGVGYLIGRRGHLGDGGREVLTRLAFHVASPALLFTTLAQADLSVIFSDRLLVTAMSTAAVAGVFVAVGAARGWGVGRTTIGALCSSYVNSGNLGIPIAVYVLGDASLVAPVLLFQLVGVTPVALTVLDLASGGEKRPLWQRLLTPLRNPIALGSLAGVAASASGLTVPGPLMDPLTLIANMSVPAVLLAFGISLRGSTIPLRGAERAPVLLAVTLKAVIQPLVAWALAVGVFGLHGASLLDVVVTSALPAAQNLFTYASSYRVGEVLAREAILLSTVLAVPVLVVVAALLG; via the coding sequence GTGCAGGGGGTGCTGAGCGGCTTCGCGGTCATCGCGGTCGTCATCGGGGTCGGCTATCTGATCGGTCGCCGTGGACATCTGGGCGACGGCGGGCGCGAGGTGCTGACCAGGCTGGCCTTCCACGTGGCGTCTCCGGCCCTGCTCTTCACGACGCTCGCCCAGGCCGACCTGTCGGTGATCTTCTCCGACCGGCTGCTGGTCACGGCGATGAGCACGGCGGCGGTGGCGGGTGTCTTCGTGGCGGTGGGTGCCGCGCGCGGCTGGGGTGTGGGCCGGACGACGATCGGCGCGCTGTGCTCCAGCTACGTCAACTCGGGGAACCTCGGCATCCCGATCGCGGTGTACGTGCTGGGCGACGCGTCGCTGGTCGCGCCGGTGCTGCTGTTCCAGCTGGTCGGGGTTACGCCGGTGGCGCTGACGGTCCTGGACCTGGCGAGCGGCGGCGAGAAGCGGCCCCTGTGGCAGCGCCTGCTCACGCCCCTGCGCAACCCGATAGCCCTGGGCTCCCTGGCCGGTGTGGCGGCGTCGGCGTCGGGTCTCACGGTACCGGGCCCCTTGATGGACCCCCTGACTCTCATCGCCAACATGTCGGTCCCGGCGGTGCTTCTGGCCTTCGGCATCTCGCTGCGCGGCAGCACGATCCCGCTGCGAGGCGCGGAACGGGCCCCTGTCCTCCTCGCCGTGACCCTCAAGGCGGTCATCCAGCCCTTGGTCGCCTGGGCGCTCGCCGTGGGCGTCTTCGGCCTCCACGGGGCCTCCCTGCTCGACGTGGTGGTGACGTCGGCACTTCCGGCGGCGCAGAACCTGTTCACGTACGCGAGCAGTTACCGGGTGGGCGAGGTGCTGGCGAGGGAGGCGATCTTGTTGTCGACGGTGTTGGCGGTGCCGGTTCTGGTGGTGGTCGCGGCGTTGCTGGGGTGA